The following is a genomic window from Candidatus Obscuribacter sp..
CAAGGGCGGTGACTCTCTCGGCGATCATGTCATTGTATTCGTAGTATTCAGCGGCAATCTCATCAAAGAGTAAATGCAATTGATAAAAGTCCTTGCCTTTGACGTTCCAGTGCGCTTGTTTGATCTGTGAGTACAGATCAAAATTCATGGCAAGACTGTCATTGAGCAATTCGCAGACTTTAGTTCTCACTGACTCAGTCAGATCGATGCGTGATTTATGCAGAGTGTGAGCCTCTTTTACGTTGGCCATTTTATCCTCGCTATGTTTGATTCTGGACTCTGGCAATGTGTAACACCGCCTCTTCAGATGGGCAATATGATAGCGCTTTCACTATATAAATTGGACATCAAACCCCATTTTTTAGCTTGCCACCAGCAGTCTGAGCCAGAGCATAGCGCTAAGCTAGCGCGAGCGCTTGACTTCCATGTCTAAGGCCGCAGTGCGGGCAAAGAACAAAGATAAGCAGAGGAATAAAGTAACTAGTATCTCCCCGAGGTTTAGCTAATTCCTAAGGTTTATCTATTGCTTAAGCATGCAAAGAGATGAGAGATACAGGTGTATCAAGTCTTTTCTCTTTAACAAACAGGTCCACCCCACCAAGCGTCATCATTGCCCACCAATGCAGCTCAGCCAAACCTTTCAAGTTCTATCCAGAGCTGAGGCTGAGACTGACTGCAGGACCTGTGAGCAGACTTCGATATCACTTCCGACCAAAAGACTAACCTCTAACAAGAGAACTACCATGTCTGTCAAATCTCTTCTAGGTTTTGCCGGACCAAGGCGCACCAATCAGGATCCGCCACCGGACCGCAATCCCACTGACTCATACTTTGAGAAGCTGATGAAGTACATCCCGCTCGACATTGTCGCTGCCTGGGTGGCTCTCGACGGCATCCTCAAAGAACAATCCTACGTGCCGCTCTGGCTCTCATGGGTTGTCTTTGGCGCTCTCACTGTCTTGACTCCGCTTTATGTCCTGTACGTCAAAACCACTCCTCCAGGATTCGCGTCTGCCAAGACCTTTCACTGGATGGCATCGACCTTCGCCTTCGTGGTGTGGATCTTTGCTCTGGGTGGTCCCTTCGCCATCACTTTCGACTGGTATCGACCCATTTTTGGCTCGGTCCTGTTGATTTTGACGACGTTGACGCTGCCGGTCTTTGAGAGCATTTACTACGGACCGCTGGCTCCTCCCATCGTGCCACCGCCGCCACCTGTCATCCCTCCGGCAGCTCCGCCGAATACCGCAGCATCGCCGCCAGCCAACCCGCAGGCGAGCGATAACCCGCCGGCACAGGGAGAAGACAACAAACAGCCCTAAAGCTAAATGGGGGCAAACCAAACAGCTAGTTGCTGCAAAACAAAAACAATAAGCGAGCGTTTGCATGAACAAGCGTAAATATGCCAATCGCCCGGCAGGCATCGACGTATCTCACCACAACGGTAAGATCGACTGGGCCAAAGTCAAAGCAGCTGGCATTACCTTCGTCTACCTCAAGGCGACAGAAGGTGCCACCTACAAAGACCCCACCTACGACGACAACTATGCGCAGGCAAAAGCGCACGGTATCGCCGTTGGTGCTTACCACTTCTTCCGTCCGGGAGTTGCGACCAAGAGCCAGGTGGACAACTTTGTTGCCGCCATCAAGAAGCTCAACCCCGGCGATTTGCCGCCCGTCCTCGACGCCGAAAACCCGGTGCTCTGGGAAGGGCTCTCTGCCAAGACAGCTGCTGACAAATGCGTCGCCTTTGCGGAGGCAGTCAAAAGCAAGCTTGGCGCCACGCCAGTGCTCTATGCGGGTAGCTTCTTTATCCGCGACCAG
Proteins encoded in this region:
- a CDS encoding glycoside hydrolase family 25 protein — protein: MNKRKYANRPAGIDVSHHNGKIDWAKVKAAGITFVYLKATEGATYKDPTYDDNYAQAKAHGIAVGAYHFFRPGVATKSQVDNFVAAIKKLNPGDLPPVLDAENPVLWEGLSAKTAADKCVAFAEAVKSKLGATPVLYAGSFFIRDQLGGDARLAAYPLWLAQYRKNDPTVPKPYATWTFWQHTESGKCPGITGNCDMNVFNGTLEQLAKLTIPAPAKAGEGVAPRSKKPRRKA